In Triticum urartu cultivar G1812 chromosome 6, Tu2.1, whole genome shotgun sequence, the following proteins share a genomic window:
- the LOC125515453 gene encoding uncharacterized protein LOC125515453, with protein MASEQSSPSPSPPPPAPTTVIDLGDDLLREIFLRLPSLPSLVRAALSCRTFLSAVRSSPVFRRSFRAAHPPPLLGFFFDPDGPAIPAFAPVRRRSDPDLAAAVRGADFFFTRLPDDDDASPGWFVCDCRGGHVLLCNGRTGQFAAYNPLTGALDLVPPTPDEFFDDGHGLTSHLDCFILASEEGDGPFRLVTICHDESRARAAVFSSDSREWRIFPWSEAVEPLPEDEHWLKVGTMVNGFIYWIQANEAGLLVLNTATLHFSRMDLPPFLEGKIHLVWPGEAKDGRLCIVCPVDFGIHVWFWRADEDGFERWMLEKKFQLELKSIVEATGGSLEDVELHIVDTIDGFVYFSTGETFHNVHVPSWFLSLCMETAKLDMLFQKRCDRHVRPYIMPWPPSLVNNKLCPLLEGEGA; from the coding sequence ATGGCCTCCGAGCAATCGTCGCCAtctccatcgccgccgccgcctgctccCACCACCGTAATCGATCTCGGCGACGATCTCCTCCGCGAAATCTTCCTCCGCCTCCCCTCCCTCCCGAGCCTCGTCCGCGCCGCCCTCAGCTGCCGCACCTTCCTCAGCGCCGTCCGCTCGTCCCCCGTCTTCCGCCGCAGCTTCCGCGCGGCCCACCCACCCCCTCTCCTCGGCTTCTTCTTCGACCCCGACGGCCCCGCCATCCCTGCCTTCGCCCCCGTCCGCCGCCGCTCCGACCCTGACCTCGCAGCCGCCGTCCGCGGCGCCGATTTCTTCTTCACCCGCCTCCCCGACGACGACGACGCCTCCCCTGGGTGGTTCGTGTGCGACTGCCGGGGAGGCCACGTGCTCCTCTGCAACGGAAGGACGGGGCAGTTCGCCGCCTACAACCCCCTCACAGGGGCCCTGGATCTTGTCCCTCCGACGCCCGACGAGTTCTTCGACGACGGCCACGGCCTTACCTCGCACCTCGATTGCTTCATCCTCGCCTCCGAAGAGGGCGACGGGCCGTTCCGCCTTGTCACTATCTGTCACGACGAGTCGCGGGCGCGCGCCGCCGTCTTCTCGTCAGATAGCAGGGAGTGGCGGATCTTCCCGTGGTCTGAGGCTGTGGAGCCACTGCCTGAAGACGAACACTGGCTTAAAGTTGGCACGATGGTGAATGGGTTCATCTATTGGATACAAGCAAATGAAGCCGGCTTGCTCGTGCTGAACACCGCAACGCTACATTTCTCTCGGATGGATCTGCCACCATTCTTGGAAGGGAAAATTCACCTTGTGTGGCCTGGGGAGGCCAAGGATGGGAGGCTTTGTATCGTTTGCCCAGTTGACTTTGGTATCCATGTTTGGTTCTGGCGAGCTGATGAGGACGGCTTCGAGAGATGGATGCTAGAGAAGAAGTTTCAGTTAGAGTTAAAGTCGATTGTTGAGGCCACTGGGGGCTCACTAGAAGATGTTGAGCTGCATATTGTGGATACTATTGATGGGTTTGTGTACTTCTCTACTGGTGAAACGTTCCATAATGTTCATGTTCCTTCGTGGTTCCTGTCTTTATGCATGGAGACGGCGAAGCTGGACATGCTCTTTCAGAAGAGATGTGACAGGCATGTCCGGCCCTACATCATGCCATGGCCTCCCTCTTTGGTAAATAATAAGTTGTGCCCTCTACTTGAAGGAGAAGGTGCTTGA